One Nicotiana sylvestris chromosome 12, ASM39365v2, whole genome shotgun sequence genomic window carries:
- the LOC138884116 gene encoding uncharacterized protein isoform X1, with the protein MMVKRPTKKNPVRHLKKAKVEMHHSQKPRNLVALEEFLPSWFRTKISHEGIDAFCCHADKGEEKSDDLPLAPSSKKPIESTSQEVNACGEKVTFTNDDLLLGDTPHNCLLYLVGYMRDERVNRILVDGGTSVNILPIHTVKELGIPMNELSESRVMIQGFNQGGQRAIGAIRLGITIEDMQSSAWLHVIDAKTSYNVLLGRPGIHENKVVPSTYHQCLKYYESKVEKTVVADDEPFTEVESHFVDAKFYLKNRIVKELKADDGMKSKNKESSTKIEEVTTGEAKAASKEVQPNANKSYRGNVTSYGKKVSPALQYIPKRKKDESESSNCRSNMLKELTLPVKRIEALKSSSMPLSGFVAQNRLQNVALLTSYLQKLDTIK; encoded by the coding sequence atgatggtaaaaagaccaacaaaaaagaatccagttaggcatttgaagaaagcaaaagtggagatgcaccatTCTCAAAAGCCACGAAATCTAGTGGccttggaggagtttttaccaagttggttccgcacgaagatttcccatgagggcattgatgccttttgttgccatgctgacaaaggggaagaaaagagtgatgacctaccgttggcaccatcttcgaaaaagcccatcgagtccacttctcaagaagttaatgcttgtgggGAAAAagtcacgttcacaaatgacgatcttttgctaggtgacactcctcataactgcctattgtacctggttggctatatgcgcgatgaaagggtaaatcggattttggttgatggaggaacctcagtgaacattttgccaatccacactgtgaaagaacttggtattcccatgaatgaactctcagaaagtcgtgtgatgatccaaggattcaaccaaggggggcaaagagccataggtgcgatcaggctgggaatcactattgaagatatgcaatcaagtgcatggctgcatgtgatcgacgcgaagacttcatacaatgttttgcttgggaggcctgggatacatgagaataaagtagttccatctacctaccatcaatgtttaaaatactacgagAGTAAAGTCGAGAAGACggtagttgctgatgatgagccattcaccgaggtTGAGTCACACTTCgtcgatgcaaagttctacttgaagaaccgtaTTGTGAAGGAGCTGAAAGCTGATGATGGCATGAAAAGCAAGAATAAAGAATCCTCAACTAAAATAGAAGAGGTGACTACTGGTGAAGCCAAAGCTGCTAGTAAGGAGGTACAACCCAACGCGAATAAGTCTTATAGAGGGAATGTTACATCTTATGGCAAGAAAGTGAGTCCGGCACTCCAATAtatccctaaaaggaagaaagatgaaagtgAATCATCTAATTGCAGATCCAACATGCTAAAGGAGTTAACGCTTCCGGTCAAACGAATTGAGGCATTAAAGTCGTCCTCAATGCCGCTTTcagggtttgtagcccaaaatcgtttgcagaatgtggcactccttacaagctatttgcaaaagctggatacaatcaAATGA
- the LOC138884116 gene encoding uncharacterized protein isoform X2 produces the protein MTIMQAMVTNTSSMEEQLANLMEAIAGLTKCMQNQEARIDKLTDRVRILMEEESTHAPGKLPEVLESDSPARQATSTKAIPVSSEGMIPIDQLKEFIEGTIKNKYEVAAKSSLTYAKPYTARVDTLKMPAGYQPPKFQQFDGKGNPKQHIAHFVETCNNAGTYGDYLIKQFVRSLKGNAFDWYTDLEARSIDSWDQLEQEFLNRFYSTRRTVSMIELTNTRQ, from the coding sequence atgacaatcatgcaagccatggtgacaaacacttcatctatggaggagcagttggcaaacttgatggaagcaatcgctggcttgaccaaatgcatgcaaaatcaagaggctagaattgacaagctaacagacagagtgagaatcttgatggaagaagaatctacccatgcacccggcaagctcccagaagttctagagagtgactctcccgCAAGACAAGCAacatccactaaggctatccctgtctcatctgaagggatgattccaatcgatcaactgaaggagttcattgaaggaaccattaagaacaaatatgaagttgctgccaaatcctcccttacgtatgcaaagccgtacactgcaagggtcgatacgttgaagatgcctgctggctatcaacctccgaagtttcaacagtttgatggtaaaggtaatccaaagcaacatattgcgcacttcgtggagacgtgcaataatgctgggacttatggagattacctcatcaagcagtttgtccgctcgctaaaaggaaatgcttttgactggtacacggACCTCGAGGCTAGATCTATCGAcagctgggatcaactagagcaagaattcctcaatcgcttttatagcacaagacgcacggtgagtatgatagagcttacaaatactcgtcaatgA